One Cryptosporangium aurantiacum DNA window includes the following coding sequences:
- a CDS encoding 2-keto-4-pentenoate hydratase: MLDPSDLASAADVLRAAERDRVPIPPLITTYPGIDAADAYRIQLLNIERRTAAGTPIVGHKVGLSSKAMQQMMGVDEPDYGHLLADMACREDEPVDTGRYLLPRVEPEVGFILGDDLPEDCTEEQALAATAAIAPALELIDSRIVDWKIALPDTIADNASSAGFVLGATRLDPRTVDLTALPVRLLRNDEEVGVGASSAVLGNPLVAVAWLARTVARFGVRLRAGHVVLPGSCTRAVDARPGDVFRAEFGELGAVHLTFERALQRTSPTQRGGV, encoded by the coding sequence ATCCCGCCGCTGATCACCACCTATCCCGGTATCGACGCCGCCGATGCCTACCGGATCCAGCTGCTGAACATCGAGCGGCGGACCGCGGCGGGCACGCCGATCGTCGGCCACAAGGTGGGGCTCTCGTCGAAGGCCATGCAGCAGATGATGGGCGTCGACGAGCCGGACTACGGCCACCTGCTCGCCGACATGGCCTGCCGCGAGGACGAGCCGGTCGACACCGGCCGCTACCTGCTCCCGAGGGTCGAACCGGAGGTCGGGTTCATCCTCGGCGACGATCTGCCCGAGGACTGCACCGAGGAGCAGGCGCTCGCGGCGACTGCGGCGATCGCGCCCGCACTCGAACTCATCGACAGCCGCATCGTCGACTGGAAGATCGCGCTCCCCGACACGATCGCCGACAACGCGTCCTCGGCCGGGTTCGTGCTCGGCGCGACTCGGCTCGACCCCCGCACGGTCGACCTCACCGCGCTCCCGGTCCGCCTGCTGCGCAACGACGAGGAAGTGGGCGTCGGCGCGTCCTCAGCCGTGCTGGGCAACCCGCTGGTCGCGGTCGCCTGGCTGGCCCGCACCGTCGCGCGGTTCGGGGTCCGCCTGCGCGCCGGGCACGTGGTGCTGCCCGGGTCCTGCACCCGGGCGGTCGACGCCCGTCCCGGCGACGTGTTCCGCGCCGAGTTCGGGGAGCTCGGCGCGGTGCATCTCACGTTCGAACGTGCCCTTCAGCGAACCAGCCCTACCCAGCGAGGTGGCGTGTGA